AGCTTTGACTTGGGGCCAATAATAGGagctgagattttgattggaaataTTAGCCAAGACCTCAAAAATCATCCGCCCAGCTTGGCAGTAGAAACACAGATATCTCAAGGGCATAATTAAGACAAATCTGATTCAAAACTATTGACAGTTGAGGTCATTTAGAAGCCTAAATATTCTTAAAACTACTCAGAAAATTCTGTCAGAACTGGATGTGTTTTCTCTGGAGAATAATGTTAGACAATAATAGATTTGTGCAAggagaaatggatttttttttaatatataggcCAAGGGTTTTTCCCAAGGAAACGGAATTGCTGTTTCAGTGTGGATCTTAATGATTGAAGTTTAGGAAAAGATCTTGGGGAAAGTTTTAAGGACagattttctcaaagaaaatatgaaaaattctctaaaatatatCCAATTCCCATTAAGTATTGTGATCAAGTAAAGACTTATTCCTTAGTTGATGGGAGATTCTAAATTGCCACTGAGAATTCTCGTAGCACTAAAATCGTGTTTACAGAATTTGggtgaatgaagaaaaaaagaaggaaggaaataaaaatgattaaatggaaagaaagggTGAGGATATAAGGAGGTAGAATGTTGCATTGGGAGGACAGATTAACTTAAACCTAAGCTTAGCTGAGGTTGTCACTGTGAAGAAATAGAGGTATAAAGGTAATTTTTCTCCTACAAATTCTCTTTGGAAACTCCTACTCAACCTGCCTATgtgtcattctttttttcatcTAACAGCTCCTGGGTAACGTGCTGGTGATTGTTCTGTCCACTCACTTTGGCAAGGAGTTCACCCCTGAAATGCAGGCTGCCTGGCAGAAGCTGGTGTCTGGTGTTGCCAATGCTCTGGGCCACAAGTACCACTAAACCCGCCTCCCTATTCACCAGTGCTCCCATGTGTCCCCAGTACCCTCCTTCTGTACATGGGGACTGAGCTCAGCCTTGAAAGCATAGCTTCTGCttaataaaacatttcttcagtaattCAAAATTGAAAAGTTTTGTCTTCTCCATTTTTTACTCTTTTGTACTGAGAAGTAGGAAGAGACATAGGAAGAAACGAGAGTTTCTTTGAGAAGTGTATAGAGACACATAAAGTCAAGCATATATTATTAAAAGATCAAGGACACTAAGATGGGGAAGAATTTCTATGGGTATGGGGAAATGGTGAGTTAAGTCAGCAGGGACTTGTGGGATAGGGTGGCAAAAACTTGCTatagaggggaaaaaggaagtGGTAAATGATACCCGAGAAAGCAGATTTGTAGTACAAGCCAAATTTCATTAAcatcaacaataataataaagtctTCTAGGATATTAGGTCTAGGATAGGataactattttaatttattctaatatcCACCTTGAGCAGCTAAATTGTCAAATGTGATATGAAACTGTTTTAGAGGTATGGGGTTGAATTGAGTGATGACTGAGCACTTTCTAGAATAAGTTCCCATGATTCAACAATAGCTTGCTCTTTTTTATCCTAATGGAGCACCGTGGCTAAGACACATGAAATAATTGTACATTATATTCTGATAGAATATAGCACActaaaatgaagttaaaattaCTATATATGTGGGGACATTGGGGGATGAGGAGATGAACACTTTATGTAGGAGAAATCTACATGAATACTTCAAGGCTCATGGTCTAAAACCAACAAGTCAGGGATTGGTGACTTGCATGAAACTGCCTCTTTGAAAGGAGAGTATCAGCAAAGACCCAATAGTGCAAGAACTTGACTATAAAAATACAAGCTATTGCTGcacctggtggtgcacacctgtaatcccaggaactctggaagctgagagaggaagatcacaagttaaaggcagacctcagcaacttattgaggctctcagtaatttatcaaggccctgtctcaaaattaaaaaaaaaaaaattaaaaaaaagaaaggactgagATATAACtttcagtagtaaagtgcccctgggggttcaatccccagtaccaaataaagaaagaaagaaaagaaaaagctatatAAGCTATTATCATGTTATTGGCAATAGTAAAATAGTAAACAATGAATATTCTTAGAATGTTAAGTGACTGAAGAGATAAGATTTTTAGGGCAAAGTAATATGCTTACACATGCAAAAACCATGCAAGTGAGGTTGTAAGAATCTTTCTCAAAGCAGTTTGAGACCTGAAGAGAAGGAGGGCCTCCTTGTGAGGTGCAGCATTCAGTTCAGTGAAGGGATATTGTGGGAAGCAAGTCTTTTGGTCAAATTTATAGACACTAGACATGAATGATGACTCAGAGGACATAACAGAGCAGGTGAATCTGCAAACATGAAAAATGGACAAAAGTAGAGTGAGGAAGCAATGGTACTAGATTAGTTGGAGTGGATGAAAAGGAAGTGGCAGATAACCCAAAGTCCAATCCTGAGTGAATTGAACAGTCTGAGGCCAGGCACTCACTGAGGACCACCCACCCCTCATCTGGGATGCTGCATTAGCAAATGAATCACTCTGAAAGAGTGCTATATTGCTCAGAGTCTTTACCTTCAAGTCCTGAGCCAAACTCTCATATCAAGGATTGAAACGAGTACACTGTACCAGTTGCATGCCAAACCTTGGCAAATATAACTACCAGGAATTTCGTTGCCTGATTAGGATTTGTcctgtaaattaatttttaatttgactttattACTTCAGGAATGAGAGACCAATAAACATTGTAGTTTCAGGTGATAAGAGCCTGGGTCTTTCTGAGCTCTGTTGCCTTTCAATAGGCCTCTAAACAgaacaaaattacaaaatatacatgaataaatgTATCACAGTAAATTGTACtttcatatatatctataaagtaTCAATTTAATAAAgagttcatatattaaaaaaataaaaaaattatatatatatatatatatatatatatatatatatataaataaaaggaagatcaaaAGTGTAGAGGAAGGGGAATTGGGGGattgaggagaaggaaagaggaggcaCTGGAAACTGAAATAGAACAAGTTaaactccatgcatgtatgattatgtcaaaatgaacccaattattatgtataactataatgtgtTAACAGGAGGATTTAAAAAGTTTCTATAGTTATATTTGATCTGCAggtctgctaaaaaaaaaaaaaaagcaaatttttttaaaaaatgtagtttttgTCCCAGTTGTGAGAGTATATGTGGACTGTTAGTCAAtgtgacaaaacaaaacaaaaacccccaaaccaaCTCTGACTCTATAGTTGTTTTGCAAACACTTAGAGAAGGCAAAGGAGGTGATTCCTAGTACTATGTCTTAGAATAAAACTGGCTGACACTATTTGAAAGATAAATCATGCAAGGTCATAATACCTACCAAGAGACCTCCCACCACTCTTCACTGAGCATAGAAAAGCTACCCCCAGACCCTGGCTCAACAGCCAGCACCCACTTATCCAGTGGGAATGCATATTACCTGGTAACTACACAGTGCATTGACAGGGAAGCAAAAATGTTTGCTCAAAGTAgacatgctttatttattttagactgAAGCTAGGGTTCAGTCCCATGTTGTGTTACACAACACTAATGTATTTCTGCACTAAAACTGATGCTTTACAGAAATCATTTCCCTAAAACTATTGTGAACTTGGGAGACAGTGGCATAAACCCATAAAGAATGTATTCAAAGATCAATATAGCACTTTTCCCTTGGAAACCATTCCTACCTGTATGACATTTATATTTGCTCCATCGGAGATACTAAGCATTGTGCTTAAATAAGAATCTCCTAATAACTGAATTTTTTACATTGGTGTCTATACTTTAACCTCTAGGCTTCTCTGAAACTAgagacaaaaacataaaaaaggctggaaaGGAAGACCCAGAACATTCTCTgacaagagaaggaaaacaagctaaagaataaaaaggaaaattgaaacaattgacTTGAAACAGCAGAAAGACCCTAAAAAAATGTTAGCAGTGAAATTCCTTTGAGGGGGCCTCCCTAGCACTATCTTAACATGGTTGTCTGAACCCTGCCCTGCTCAAACCACACCCCCTGTGTGACCAGCCTTGCCTTTGACCAATAGCCTTTGTTATTGACCAATAGCCTCAGGATATGTGGTGAGTCAAGGGGCCACAGCGTGGGGGATGAAGAATAAAAGGACGTGCCTTCTAGTAGTCTTCAGTTGCTTCTGAAGCATCTGAGATTATCGATAAGCTCCTAGACCAGACACCATGGTTCATTTCACAGCTGAGGATAAGGCTGCTATCACAAGCATGTGGAGAAAAGTGAATGTGGAAGAAGCTGGAGGAGAAACTTTGGGAAGGTAGGATCTGGGGGCCAGGACAAGGGAGGGTAGGAAGGAAACTGCAACTAGCAGAAATCTAGGCATCTTCTTGGGATTTGTGAGACACCCTGACTTTCCAATTATCATTGCTCTATCTCATAGGCTCCTGGTTGTCTATCCCTGGACCCAGAGGTTCTTTGACAGCTTTGGAAACctgtcctctgcctctgccaTCATGGGTAACCCCAAGGTCAAGGCCCATGGCAAGAAGGTTCTGACTTCCTTGGGAAATGCTTTAAGGGACATGGATGACCTCAAGGGTGCCTTTTCCCAGCTGAGTGAGCTGCACTGCGAAAGGCTGCATGTGGATCCTGAGAACTTCAGGGTGAGTTCAGGAGATACTCAACTCCTTTTGCTTTCAGCCTTGGGAAAGCTTAGATAATTAAGCATTGATCTGAACATTAGTGAAGCTACCTGTAGAGTGTGACATATTCTGAGATATTGAATTTGGGAGTAAAGCAACTGCAGAGGGCTAACTCAGCTAAGACCAAGTGGTACTTGGACCTAAGGGGTGCGTCTAGAAGTCTAGAATACACTCTGTTGGCTTTGAGAGGATAGCTATGTAAAGATGGAGaagatcagtttttaaaatgaaactctTATAGGATGAACCCTTTTCTACAAGAAaattctttttccctctttttaattCATCTTAAACCCTGCTGAAAGCAAGAAAAGAACGGCTTATAGAGAGGATATTCTCATGTTGACTCAGTAAAAGGAAGAAACCTAGGCCAAGCATTGCTAAGGCAATTCCCATATTGGTTGGACATTTGTGTGAAGTGTTTCTAATGCTCAACTTACAACTCCAAAAGAGGGGTTATGTGTCTCAGACAAATAACTGGAACATTTGGACTGCATTGGGtttggaaagataaaaaaattaagtccaCAAAATGTGAGGTTTTGGGTGGtaagatataaaatttcaaatcatGATACAcacatttgaatttaaatatttaaagcccGATTAGTTCCACAAAGAGAATGAACTACCTGTGTAGTTTGGGTACCTGGGCTTCACCTCAGGCTTTGAGGGAAATTGACATATGCTTAGTTCTGAGTGAGAACTGGGTGTTTAGATAACAGGAAACCAGTCTAGATCTCTCTGTTCACTGTGCTTATTATCTATTGTCTCTTTCCACTTCACAGCTCCTGGGAAACATGCTTGTGATTATTATGGCAAAACATTTTGGCAAGGAATTCACCCCCGAGATGCAGGCTTCCTGGCAGAAAATGGTGGCTGGAGTGGCCAGCGCTCTGGCCCACAAGTATCACTGAACCTCCCACCCATAGTGCAGAAGATTCAGAGAGaagctttctttttaataataacaaaaataataaaagaattattttaagaaaccTTTTCTGATTACCTTCAGTTCTACTTTTACgtgtacttttaaatatataagcaCAAAGGAATTTTATGTtaaggttgtgtgtgtgtatgtgtgtgtgtgtgtgtatgtgttctccATTTATTTTTGCAAGAGATGTAGAttttactgagaaaataaaagaaggacaTGCACATGTGAGTTCCCCAAGGGAAAGCACAGGTGCAGGAGAGCTCTGGTGGGAAGGAAGAGCTCTATGATACAAGGTGTCTCAGAACCAGACAATTTAGAGTAGAGGAGGAACAATTCAGGGAGGACCCTCAGGGCTAATCTGAGGCACTGTAGCAAGAATGGGCTCAATGGAAGAAAATTATTCCAGGCTTAGGAGGTCAAGGTTCAGGCAGGGGTTGTGATTACATTCtattggcttttatttttcatagcactttaaaaaaatatttttgtagttgtagttggtacaatatctttatttatttatttttatgtggtgccaaggatcaaacccaatacctcacacgtgcaaggaagtgctacagccctagcccctttTCATAGCACTTTTTTGGCTAGAGTGGGGGTTGGAAGGGAAAGCTCTTGCCCAAGTCAACTCCAGAGAACTGGCCctcatttttctgagaaaatGTATACATTAAGTGTTGGTGTGTGCCTCATGGAGGTTAAATTAGTCCTTATGATAGACAATGCCAAAGTGTGCAAATTATTTGTAGCATgtcaaggaaaagaaattattataacCTGCTAGGAGAGGTGGGGATACTTGTGAGGAAAACAAACCAGCAGATCAGTGTGTCTGAGCAAAAGACCAACACTGTGAGAGCAAAAGGAAGTGAGAAGAATTTATATGGATTAGTTGGGAAGGCAGATTAACAGGAgttctccatatatatataagcaGAAATGTGAATGATGCATAGGTAATATAGGAAGATATGTCTGGCTGTGGGTGCTGAGTAAACTAGAGATCATGTTAACATTAGGTGTACTAATCTCCATTGGTTTCAATGTCTTGGAAGTAaattttcacccaagtctcatcTATAATACCAAATAATATATCTGAGGCCATCTCCATGTCTTGGATTCATCTTATTTTCCCTTAGTACATTTTTCTCTGGACTTTTAATGCTTTGACTATAAACGAAGTAGCAAGATTttattgtttgcttgtttttctttcttcttttatttcccaGCCTCAGAGTTTTGCACAGAAGCCTTTCCTGCTTCTGGGAACTTTCTTCTGAACTACTTCTGGCTGACTCCACCTTACCATTAAGTCATTTCAAGGTGACTTTTTAATCTAAGGCTATCTTATAATAGTCACCTATAGTCACTTGGTATCATACTATTGCTTGCATATTCTTCTTGTCCTATAACAGTATGTAAAATTCTCTTATTTGTTTAATCACTTAGATTGGGCCCATCTGGTAGATGTAACATTCATGAGACCACATGAACTTTCTGTCTTGTTCCCTAAAATTCTCAAGTGTTTAAAACGGCACACAGCATGATtgggctcaataaatatttgttctttaaaatgtatacaaCAATGAAAGATTATTAGTTTCTGTGGTGCTGATCTAGTATTGATGTGATCAAGGTCCAGACTCCAATGGAAGCAATGAACATAGACATAAGTTAGAATTGTAGAAAAActattaacaagagtaaaaaacATCTTGAAAGTGATTGTCTAGAGAGGAGTTACTGTCTGGTTTACTGGTTTCACATGCAGAGTTTTAAGGTCCCCGAGttgagagggatagctgggtaaacACACCATGTTGGAGATGAGCATTAAGGCCATTGGAGAGCAAGTACCCTGAGCCACCCTGCCTCAGTCCAGGCCCAGTAATGTGTACAGGAAGTATTCCTGTGGTCAAAATCgcctcttctttttatttcataaatcttTGGTCTTAAAatgagccacctccccaggttTGACTCAGACTTTATATCTCTGTAACTAAGTACAGAATCTTTCCTTTATGTCTTGGAACCAAGCCACTTTGAGACTGAGAGCTTATAGATAACTTCAGTCTCTCATGGCATAACAACTTCTGGCCTCTTGGTCATTGTTGTTATCCATACGTCCTATTTAAATTGTTCCAAATCTAAGTAGATAAAATATTTCTCACTGTATCAAGTAggcagaaataatttattttcaaataacaaaTTTAGGTCTAATATATTGGGTCTATATCTTAGAGTGTTAGAATgctccaataaatatttactacactgtagtttttataaaaattaatctcAGGAacaaagaaattcattttctggAGATCTAAGAGTGGGAAATAgatctgaggaaaaaaataataaaatgaaatactccTTCTACCACGAGAAGTGTCTATCCTGTAactgtttctttaaaatgtgtgaGACCAAAGTACCTCAGGCCACAGCAGCATTAGTATGTGGACTACTGTTAATGAAGTCTGCCTCACCTGATGAGATATGAGGAAAAGTTATATACAGCACAGGAGACACAAAGACTAGACACTAGTCACAAATCACCTACTCCCAGGTCTTGCCATAGGATCTTGTATTTCTCTATCCACTGAACACATAAACACCTCCTGTCCACAACACTAAATTGAGTATTTGATCACATGAGTGAGTAGGCATGAGCCCCACACACTCACTCatataatgaatgaaaaacattttGCTTAGACTGTGCATATATTATTAGTATAACTCAAAAATAACAAAGTAATGCTCACTTTTTGTCTCATTAAggcaaaagagaattaaaatgaaaagtcaagcCTTCAGAagtaataaagatgaaaaaaatagccCCGAAGccttaaaaattttacttaacattttaaagaatcaGTTTCCTTACTTTAAGATAAGATTAGTCTCACCTCCTCAAATGGTATAGAATTTCAAGGAAGTATTAGTAAAGaacattttctgtcattttttaatggGTAACGATAGTAGTTTACCCAACATACTGTGTGTGGCTTGTTTCTGTATGCCTTATTCCATTCTGGACTCTTGACCTGGCTGTATTCTTTCTTAGTTACAAActtaaatatctaaatatttccttttggATTGCTCAAGTGTGATCATATACAAAATGCCCAAGACTGAGGTCACCAAGTGATTGTGCATGTGGGAGAGAAGACTGTAGCAAGTAGATAGACTGTGCTTGAATTAGAAATTGAGTTCCAGAGCATATCCAAAAAGTATTCTAGTTTGAGTGTTATTTTTGAAACAAACAGCAATACCATGTTCCAATGGATGAATGccctgacctttttttttaaaaaagttaatatttatcTGCTTGATAAACTCAGATGATGCCCATCCTTATCTAGAATATTAGGAATTAGTAAAGCTTGAATAATTGGAGTAAAGCAAATACACTTTAAGACATATATGTCTTaaagtatacatacatacacacacacagacacacacacagacacacacacacacacacacacacacacacacacatatatatatatatatatatatatatattagggcTTGTAGTATTTGCCTGTGCCTCTGTGTGAGTTGGGTGGTTAGGGGTGCAGACATGCTGCAGAACTTTCACAGGATGGGAGTGAGATCACAGGTATGAAGGGGTAAGTGAGCTCAAGGCACTGAATTCTGGAATGATCCAGATTTGATGAGATATGAGGACAAGTTATATATAGCATAGAAACACATTTATTGATACTCATCCTTTTTCATAACTTAATTTGGCTTTGTGTACCTGAGCTGTTTGTTGATAGTCTTATGATAACTCAGTCTTATCCCTAGAGAACTGAGACAACTGAAGAAAATTTCTGATCCCACATGAGTCACAGTGAGCAGCCTTATCAAGAGAGCTACCCTGCCCTGAGGCCTGGATGATAGAATCTACAGCAGTTGAAAGTAGAAGAGAGTTGCCACAGGACAGTCATTGAAGTAGAAAGCAACACAGGAGAAAGATTATAGAGCACAGAAAAGAACGGGATCTTAAAAAGTGCTAAATTCTGCCAAACAAGATTTCAAAACTGTAGCTTTGACAATTGGCTCTttgcagaaaaatataaaaattttatatattatttttagtaagATCTGTGGGTTTTAGGGACAGGATGCCTGCAAAGGATGCATCAGAATTTCTCTAGAACATCTTTTTATCCCATCTACATGACTGTTCTCTGGCAGGAGAGGTGtgaaaaagaatattgaaaacaACTTGAATATAAAACAGTTATAAGACTAATTcagattttaatataataaaacccAAGAATCTAAAGGTAAAGCTAAatcctcttttattattattattaatattaaaaatatttgaaagacctCTtatccaagaaaaaagaaaatgaaaattttactaaTTTCCTTGGAATAACAACCAATACAGAATCCCCTTTTTATCAGGGTAACCTAAAATATTAGCATAATTGGGTTTCAAAGTGGTAGAGCTGAAAGGATGAGCTATCTCTGTGAACCATGCATTGCCagggaaaaataaggaaatttctagACTTTGGGTTCTCAGAATCAGGAGAAGACTATAAAGTAGAAATATGATAACAGAAATCAAAAAGcattcctcctttttaaaatgaaatggaaatgtaAGCAAGGGACAAATTCCAGGAGGTAGAGATGATAGAAAGTGGAAAGAtgagtaaacaaaacaaaaaagtatagaattcaataatacaatcaatgacTTGGACTTAactgacacatatagaatatttcatccttcaacaagtgaaaatacactttcttctcagcagtacatggacccttctctaaaatagaccatatattatgccacaaagcaactcttagaaaatacaaaaaagtagagatactaccttgcattctatcacaccacaatagaatgaaattagaagtcaatgataaaataaaaaataaaagtgactccaacacctggagactaaactaTATGCTACTGATTGAACAATGAGTTGCAAAggcttcaaggaggagatttaagaattcttagagataaataagaacactgatgaaacatattgaaatctctgggatgCTATGACAGCAGTACTAAGatgaaagtttattgcatggagtttattctttaaaataataaaaagtcaacaaataaattatctaaCATGACATCTTatagccctagaaaaagaagaacaaaccaacacccaaagcagtagaagacaggtcataattaaaatcagagcttaaatcaatgaaattgaaaaaaaaatttgattctcaaatcaggcaaagacacatgaaagaaagaaaacttcagaacaatatctctaatgaacatagatgcaaaaattctcagtaaaattctggcagattgaatacaaaaacatatcaaaaaggaCAGTGtatcacaatcaagtggggttaaCCCAGGGATgcaattcaacatatggaaatcaataaatgtaattcatcacatcagtagacttaaaataagaatcacatgatcatcacaatagatttagaaaaagcattcaaccaACTACAGCACCCATTATGTTCAAACCACTAGAAAAACTAGCGATAACAGGAACGTATCTCAACATCATTATAGTACATCTGACTTAAAATGGGAAGCCTGCCATTGATGTCCTGTGGGGCAAGATGAATGTAGATGAAGTTGGTGGTGAGGCCCTGGGCAGGTAGGTATCCATGTCATAAGGCAGCTTATTAGtaggggtggtggggtgggggatggaagCTGAGCCTATGGAGACAGACATCTCTGACAGGCACTGACTTTCTCCATGACCTGGTTCTTTTCACCCCTTCAGGCTACTGGTGGTCTACCCATGGACCCAGAGGTTCTTTGATGCCTTTGGGGACCTGTCCTCTGCATCTGCTGTTATGGGCAATGTTAAAGTGAAGGCGCATGGCAAGAAGGTGATTGATTCCTTTAGTAATGGCCTGAAACACCTCGACAACCTCAAGGGCACCTTTGCAAGTCTCAGTGAGCTGCACTGTGACAAGCTGCATGTGGATCCTGAGAACTTCAAGGTGAGTCTAGGACATCCCCTCAATGTgatcctttcttttcctccctaaGGATAAGTTCATAGCAGGAGGCAAAGGCATAGGTGTTAGAGACAGTTGATCTTTCATTCTCTACTGACAACAATTGTTTcctctcatttcattttcattttccagttttcttttctacAATTTCTGTGCTGTcttctttcattaaatttttgtattatatttgtaaatttaaaatcattcatCTTTTAACTTACATTTAAGATTTTGTCTTCTTTAAAATTGTCTCTGATCTCTCTTTCAAGGCAAGGAAGATAAAATTGTCATGCTTCTTTGTACAGTGttaaaaaataacagtgaaaATTTATTTCCTGGATTAAggagatagaaaagaaaacttaTGCATATAAATTCTGACAGACACAGAAGAATTCTTATTAGCAGCAGCTAAATTCATCCATCATTCTGCTTTTAGTTTGCTATTACAACAATAAGCACAGCTGGAGATGAGATGGGAATATTCTCTGTCCCAGCTCAGACTCTCTGTTAACCATATTCACACCTCTTTTTTCCCACAGCTCCTAGGCAATGTGATTGTGGTTGTGATGGCCCATCACTGGGCAAGGAATTCACCCCGCAGGTTCAGGCTGCTTTTCAGAAAGTAGTGACTGGTGTGGCCAATGTCATGACTCACAAATACCACTAAGCTACCTTTCCTGCTGTCCATCTCATAAAAAAGGCCTTTTGCCCCAGAGAACAACTACTAAATATTGGGGAACTTATGAAGGCCTTTGAGCATCTGCCTTCTGCCTAATAAAATCACTTTTTGTTGCAATGGTATATGATATGTTTATGTCTTTCATTCATGAGGGATAGTGGAAAGACAAGGCATTTAAGACATAAAGGGCTTAGTTCAGAGCTTGTTCTAATACACCTGTATCTTGGACTCTATGAAAGAAGGAAGACTGTTAAGAATGAATGTATGTGGGAAGCTTTCTGCTTTCTATTCCTTACAACTCATAAAAGGATTTAAGTGAAACTTTGGTTCAGGGGTTAGgtttttgctacttttttttaaattaactattgTCTTCAGCCTTCCTCATAAGTGTCTCTTCTTTCTTCAGTTCCTTCCCCAGAACCTCACAGCCTTAGTCCACCAAGTTCTCTTGCTT
This portion of the Ictidomys tridecemlineatus isolate mIctTri1 chromosome 4, mIctTri1.hap1, whole genome shotgun sequence genome encodes:
- the LOC101967554 gene encoding hemoglobin subunit gamma, translated to MVHFTAEDKAAITSMWRKVNVEEAGGETLGRLLVVYPWTQRFFDSFGNLSSASAIMGNPKVKAHGKKVLTSLGNALRDMDDLKGAFSQLSELHCERLHVDPENFRLLGNMLVIIMAKHFGKEFTPEMQASWQKMVAGVASALAHKYH
- the LOC101969569 gene encoding LOW QUALITY PROTEIN: hemoglobin subunit beta (The sequence of the model RefSeq protein was modified relative to this genomic sequence to represent the inferred CDS: inserted 1 base in 1 codon), whose translation is MLQNFHRMGVRSQPAIDVLWGKMNVDEVGGEALGRLLVVYPWTQRFFDAFGDLSSASAVMGNVKVKAHGKKVIDSFSNGLKHLDNLKGTFASLSELHCDKLHVDPENFKLLGNVIVVVMAHHWXKEFTPQVQAAFQKVVTGVANVMTHKYH